A window from Flavobacterium gyeonganense encodes these proteins:
- a CDS encoding cryptochrome/photolyase family protein, with the protein MTKQKVSFFWFRRDLRLEDNTGLFHSLQSGFPLIPLFIFDDAILESLPKNDARVSFIYDSLEKINKELKTIDSSLLIKKGKTFEVWNSLIAEFDIQNVFFNKDYEPYAIKRDLAIGKVLKQNNIESFSFKDHVIFEEKEITKTDGLPYTVYTPYKNKWLEKYKMAGQAPEYDTKPLWSNFAKTQFPFPELSKIGFERSTIKVLPHNLTQIGNYKEIRDFPALDGTSYLSPHLRFGTVSIRKLVNWANRKNQTFLSELIWREFFIQILFSFPKCVNHNFKPAYDGIQWRNNEDDFKRWCSGTTGYPMVDAGMRQLNETGYMHNRVRMVVASFLCKHLLINWQWGEAYFAEKLLDFELASNVGNWQWAAGTGCDAAPYFRVFNPEIQQKKFDEKGIYIRKWIPEFDLGYNEPMIDHAFARDRAIATYKDGIIK; encoded by the coding sequence ATGACAAAACAAAAAGTTTCTTTTTTCTGGTTCCGACGCGATTTGCGTTTAGAAGACAACACAGGTTTGTTTCATTCCCTGCAATCCGGTTTTCCTCTGATTCCGCTTTTTATTTTTGATGATGCAATTCTGGAAAGCCTGCCAAAAAATGATGCGAGAGTCAGTTTTATTTATGATTCACTTGAAAAAATAAACAAGGAGCTTAAAACAATTGATTCATCACTTTTAATCAAAAAAGGAAAAACATTTGAAGTATGGAATTCGCTTATTGCTGAATTCGACATTCAAAATGTTTTTTTTAATAAAGATTATGAACCGTATGCTATCAAACGTGATCTGGCCATTGGTAAAGTATTAAAGCAAAATAATATTGAATCGTTTTCTTTCAAAGACCATGTAATTTTTGAAGAAAAAGAAATCACAAAAACGGACGGACTTCCGTACACGGTTTACACGCCATACAAAAACAAATGGCTGGAGAAATATAAAATGGCAGGACAAGCTCCTGAATACGATACCAAACCATTATGGAGCAACTTCGCAAAAACACAATTTCCATTTCCTGAATTGTCCAAAATTGGTTTTGAGAGAAGTACCATAAAAGTGCTGCCACATAACTTAACTCAGATTGGGAATTATAAGGAAATCCGGGATTTTCCCGCTTTGGATGGAACTTCTTATTTGTCTCCGCATTTGCGTTTTGGAACGGTGAGTATCCGAAAATTAGTAAACTGGGCCAACCGAAAAAATCAGACTTTTTTAAGCGAATTGATCTGGAGGGAATTCTTTATTCAGATTCTGTTTAGCTTTCCGAAATGTGTCAATCATAATTTCAAGCCGGCTTATGACGGGATTCAGTGGCGCAATAACGAAGACGATTTCAAACGCTGGTGTTCCGGAACTACAGGTTATCCAATGGTTGATGCCGGAATGCGACAGCTCAATGAAACCGGTTACATGCACAATCGTGTGCGCATGGTTGTCGCCAGTTTTTTATGCAAACATTTATTGATCAACTGGCAATGGGGCGAAGCTTATTTTGCCGAAAAACTTTTGGATTTTGAATTAGCTTCCAACGTTGGAAACTGGCAATGGGCAGCCGGAACGGGCTGTGATGCTGCTCCGTATTTCAGGGTTTTTAATCCGGAAATCCAGCAAAAGAAATTCGACGAAAAAGGAATCTACATCCGCAAATGGATTCCTGAATTTGATTTGGGTTATAACGAACCTATGATTGATCATGCCTTTGCGAGGGATCGTGCAATTGCTACTTATAAGGATGGGATTATTAAGTAA
- a CDS encoding S41 family peptidase: MKYIFTLFFIIILGTNCYSQNKDREELKKVSKEILTYIKAYSIVADSINWKEFRRDILTKITKLDEVDSNKIIFSSILDKLRQYGDFHSSYYDKSNLKKIVSNDTTLNYPSSKIIDDSIGYIFLPAHLSMNEKDNFIYADTLRKQIQLLDEKYSIKGWIVDLRGNGGGNMWPMLAGLNPIIEDGTVGYFVSKGKRIKWQSTSKNNYKCKNLHNKIAILIDSLTGSSGEMAAISLLGRENSKSFGTKTSGYTTANQNFKLSNGAMLFLATAYCEDRTKKKYIGKITPDVEVSDNTKTITKSKEWLLE; the protein is encoded by the coding sequence ATGAAGTATATATTTACACTATTTTTTATAATTATCCTTGGGACGAATTGTTATAGTCAAAATAAAGATAGAGAGGAGTTAAAAAAAGTATCCAAAGAGATATTGACATACATTAAAGCATACTCAATAGTTGCTGACTCCATAAACTGGAAAGAATTCCGTAGAGATATTTTGACAAAAATTACAAAATTGGATGAGGTTGATTCAAATAAAATTATTTTTTCTTCAATTCTGGATAAACTACGACAGTACGGAGATTTTCATTCTTCTTATTATGATAAGTCTAATTTAAAAAAAATAGTATCAAACGATACAACTTTAAATTATCCATCATCAAAAATTATCGATGATTCAATTGGCTATATTTTTCTACCTGCACATTTGTCGATGAATGAAAAAGATAATTTTATCTATGCCGATACATTAAGAAAACAAATTCAATTATTGGATGAAAAATATTCCATAAAAGGCTGGATTGTAGATTTAAGAGGAAATGGGGGCGGAAATATGTGGCCAATGTTAGCAGGGCTAAACCCAATTATTGAAGATGGAACTGTAGGGTATTTCGTGTCAAAAGGAAAAAGAATAAAATGGCAAAGTACTTCTAAAAACAACTATAAATGCAAAAACCTACATAACAAGATAGCAATATTAATTGATTCACTAACAGGCAGCAGTGGAGAAATGGCAGCAATATCATTGTTAGGCAGGGAAAATTCAAAATCTTTTGGAACAAAAACAAGTGGCTATACTACAGCAAATCAGAATTTTAAATTATCAAACGGGGCAATGCTTTTTTTAGCGACTGCCTATTGCGAAGATAGAACAAAGAAAAAATACATAGGAAAGATAACTCCTGATGTTGAAGTTTCAGATAACACAAAAACCATAACAAAATCTAAAGAATGGTTACTCGAATAA
- a CDS encoding TIGR03643 family protein: MTDQQKDRIIEMAWEDRTTFEAIFMQFGLKEQEVIDLMRIEMKASSFKMWRERVQGRKTKHEKLRDFKEGRFKCSRQRTISHNKISKR; this comes from the coding sequence ATGACTGATCAGCAAAAAGACAGAATCATAGAAATGGCCTGGGAAGACAGAACTACTTTTGAGGCTATCTTTATGCAATTTGGTTTAAAAGAACAGGAAGTTATCGATTTAATGCGAATCGAAATGAAAGCTTCAAGTTTTAAAATGTGGCGGGAACGTGTTCAGGGGAGAAAAACCAAGCATGAAAAATTGAGAGACTTTAAAGAAGGTCGTTTTAAATGTTCCAGACAAAGAACCATAAGTCATAATAAAATTTCGAAAAGATGA
- a CDS encoding tetratricopeptide repeat protein: MKHVLLTLFFMATCSVWSQSATGYFDKAMKKAEAGNTKGAIADYTKAISMNSKFVEAYQNRGVAKFKLNDFTGALADFNKTIELDNMNADAYTGRANVNYKLLNYPDVIKDCSYSIMLNPKDYVSYNLRALAYNKSGDKKIAVKISQKQ; the protein is encoded by the coding sequence ATGAAACACGTATTACTTACTTTATTTTTTATGGCGACCTGTTCAGTATGGTCACAATCAGCAACTGGTTATTTCGACAAAGCAATGAAGAAAGCTGAAGCCGGTAACACAAAAGGCGCCATTGCAGACTACACAAAGGCAATCAGTATGAATTCAAAATTTGTAGAAGCCTATCAGAACCGTGGTGTAGCCAAATTCAAGCTAAACGATTTCACGGGCGCTTTGGCTGATTTTAACAAAACCATAGAGTTAGATAACATGAATGCCGATGCCTATACAGGAAGAGCAAATGTAAATTACAAACTATTAAATTATCCTGATGTTATTAAAGATTGTTCTTATTCCATTATGCTAAACCCAAAAGATTATGTATCTTATAATCTTAGAGCCTTAGCCTATAACAAATCAGGCGACAAAAAAATTGCTGTAAAGATTTCTCAAAAGCAATAG
- a CDS encoding phytoene desaturase family protein → MKKTISIIGSGFSALAASCYLAKQGHTVTIYEKNDSIGGRARQLKSNGFTFDMGPSWYWMPDVFERFFQDFDKKQSDYYELIKLNPAYRVYFGIDDFINICDNLEAIKSTFENIEKGSGQKLQSFINEAKSNYDIAIKDLVYRPGVSPLELITPKTVLKLNQFLSNVSSDIRKEFKNERLIQILEFPVLFLGAKPSKTPSFYNFMNYADFGLGTWHPKTGMFDVVRGIEKLALELGVTIKTNSGIEKIIVENKTATGIVVNGKTIQSDIILSGADYQHTETLLEKEHRAYSDNYWESRVFAPSSLLFFVGFDKKIENITHHALFFDVDFNQHAADIYDDPKWPDAPLFYANFPSKTDLTAAPEGMETGFFLIPLAPGINDSEALREKYFEKIITRFEQITQQKIKNNIIFKKSFCKNDFVADYNAYKGNAYGMANTLLQTAFLRPKLKSKKVRNLYFTGQLTVPGPGVPPALISGKLVAELIQKSL, encoded by the coding sequence ATGAAAAAAACTATCTCCATAATAGGCTCCGGATTCTCAGCCTTAGCAGCTTCCTGCTATCTGGCAAAACAAGGCCATACTGTCACAATTTACGAAAAAAATGATTCGATTGGCGGAAGGGCAAGACAATTGAAAAGCAACGGTTTTACCTTTGATATGGGGCCTAGCTGGTACTGGATGCCGGATGTTTTTGAACGATTCTTTCAGGATTTCGACAAAAAACAATCGGATTATTATGAGCTTATTAAATTAAATCCTGCTTATCGGGTTTATTTTGGCATTGATGATTTTATAAATATCTGCGACAATCTTGAAGCAATAAAATCTACTTTCGAGAACATCGAAAAAGGAAGCGGACAAAAGCTTCAGAGTTTTATCAATGAGGCTAAAAGCAATTATGATATTGCCATAAAAGATCTGGTATATCGTCCCGGAGTTTCTCCTTTAGAATTAATAACACCAAAAACTGTTTTAAAACTTAATCAGTTCCTTAGCAACGTTAGCTCTGATATCCGAAAAGAATTCAAAAATGAAAGACTGATCCAGATTTTGGAATTCCCGGTTTTGTTTCTGGGTGCAAAACCTTCCAAAACCCCTTCGTTTTACAATTTCATGAATTACGCCGATTTTGGTTTAGGCACCTGGCATCCTAAAACAGGGATGTTTGATGTGGTTCGCGGGATCGAAAAGCTGGCTTTAGAATTAGGCGTGACAATCAAAACCAACTCCGGAATTGAAAAAATAATTGTAGAAAATAAAACTGCAACAGGAATTGTAGTGAACGGAAAAACAATCCAGTCTGACATTATTTTAAGCGGTGCCGATTACCAGCATACCGAAACTTTACTCGAAAAAGAACATCGCGCCTATTCTGACAACTATTGGGAGAGCCGTGTTTTTGCACCTTCTTCGCTTCTGTTTTTTGTAGGTTTTGATAAAAAAATAGAAAACATAACGCATCATGCCTTATTCTTTGATGTCGATTTCAATCAGCATGCAGCTGATATTTATGATGACCCAAAATGGCCTGATGCCCCATTGTTTTATGCTAACTTTCCATCAAAAACAGATCTGACAGCAGCACCTGAAGGAATGGAAACGGGTTTCTTTTTAATTCCGCTAGCACCGGGAATAAATGACAGTGAAGCACTTAGGGAAAAATATTTTGAAAAAATCATCACTCGTTTTGAGCAGATTACACAACAAAAAATAAAAAATAATATTATATTTAAGAAATCATTCTGTAAAAACGATTTTGTAGCGGATTATAATGCTTACAAAGGAAATGCTTACGGAATGGCAAATACCTTATTACAAACCGCTTTTTTAAGGCCAAAACTAAAAAGCAAAAAAGTACGTAATTTATATTTTACAGGACAATTAACAGTCCCTGGCCCAGGGGTTCCGCCTGCTTTAATTTCAGGAAAACTGGTTGCTGAGTTAATTCAAAAATCACTTTAG
- a CDS encoding SRPBCC family protein, with translation MKIYKIETVQHLNATIEECWDFFSSPENLQTITPKNMSFEIQDFDGKRMYPGQIISYTLKPLFGIKINWVTIITVSQENQYFIDEQRFGPYALWHHKHFFEPAENGGTKMTDIVHYAIPFGFLGRIMNALVVNKKINCIFDFRRTKIEELFNSKL, from the coding sequence ATGAAAATATATAAAATAGAAACCGTTCAGCATCTTAACGCCACTATTGAAGAATGCTGGGACTTTTTTTCGAGCCCAGAAAACCTTCAAACCATCACACCCAAGAATATGAGCTTCGAAATTCAGGATTTTGATGGAAAGCGCATGTATCCCGGACAAATTATAAGCTATACGTTAAAACCTTTGTTCGGAATAAAAATAAATTGGGTAACCATCATTACCGTTTCTCAGGAAAACCAATATTTCATAGATGAACAGCGTTTTGGGCCTTATGCTTTATGGCACCACAAACACTTTTTTGAACCGGCAGAAAATGGCGGAACTAAAATGACCGACATTGTACATTACGCCATTCCTTTTGGATTTCTGGGACGAATTATGAATGCGTTAGTTGTAAATAAAAAGATAAATTGCATCTTTGATTTTCGTCGTACCAAAATCGAGGAATTGTTCAATTCGAAATTATAA
- a CDS encoding phytoene/squalene synthase family protein — protein sequence MKSLFDTVSFKCSKLVTKNYSTSFSLAVHMLAPSIRDAIYSIYGFVRFADEIVDSFHDYEKEYLIDDFEKEYYKAKQLGISLNPILNSFQHTVKQYNITDDLVQAFLKSMKLDLIKSNYNTQTEYEDYIYGSADVVGLMCLKVFVKGNNQKYEQLKNEAMRLGSAFQKVNFLRDLKDDNLVLNRNYFPGVNLNSFDENAKTAIINEIEEDFRVAYQGIVKLPIEAKFGVYTAFVYYKKLLKKLKNTPCSEIGNSRIRVSNYTKAGLLAQSFVTYKLKLV from the coding sequence ATGAAATCATTATTCGACACCGTTTCTTTCAAATGCAGTAAGCTGGTTACCAAAAACTACAGCACTTCTTTTTCGCTTGCCGTACACATGCTGGCACCAAGCATTCGCGATGCCATTTACAGCATTTATGGCTTTGTGCGCTTTGCTGATGAAATTGTAGATTCTTTTCATGACTATGAGAAAGAATACCTTATTGACGATTTCGAAAAAGAATATTACAAAGCAAAACAATTAGGAATCAGCCTCAACCCAATTCTTAATTCTTTTCAGCATACTGTAAAACAATACAATATTACTGACGATCTGGTTCAGGCTTTTTTAAAAAGCATGAAACTTGACCTCATTAAATCAAACTACAACACCCAGACCGAATATGAAGATTACATTTACGGTTCAGCTGATGTTGTAGGCTTAATGTGCCTGAAAGTTTTCGTGAAGGGAAATAATCAAAAATATGAGCAGCTCAAAAATGAAGCTATGCGATTAGGATCAGCTTTTCAAAAAGTGAATTTTCTACGGGATTTAAAAGATGACAATCTTGTTTTGAACCGAAATTATTTTCCGGGAGTTAATCTGAATTCATTCGATGAAAATGCAAAAACAGCCATCATCAACGAAATTGAAGAAGATTTCAGAGTTGCGTATCAGGGAATCGTAAAGCTTCCAATTGAAGCTAAATTTGGGGTTTACACTGCTTTTGTCTATTATAAAAAACTACTGAAAAAGCTTAAAAACACACCCTGCTCCGAAATTGGAAATTCAAGAATCCGTGTTTCAAATTACACTAAAGCAGGTCTTTTGGCCCAGTCTTTTGTAACTTACAAATTAAAATTAGTCTAA
- a CDS encoding TetR family transcriptional regulator C-terminal domain-containing protein: protein MAPKNKIITKEDIVSIYMNEVLEKGEKPKSVYHFVKDKDFTEAEFYSFFGTLEGLEKEIFRLFFDNTVKLLHQHEEYPQYDMKNKMLSFYFTFFEILTANRSYVLQALKTDRNPLKNLTQLTSLRDSFKAYVAEILTDDYRLEVEKLQKFQEKTIQESAWLQLMLTIKFWKDDESAAFEKTDIFIEKSVNASFELMNVAPMNHLIDLGKFLFKEKIYSKQ from the coding sequence ATGGCTCCTAAAAATAAGATAATCACTAAAGAAGATATTGTTTCAATATACATGAATGAAGTACTGGAAAAAGGCGAAAAACCAAAATCCGTTTATCATTTTGTTAAAGATAAGGATTTTACGGAGGCCGAATTTTATTCTTTTTTTGGAACGCTTGAAGGTTTGGAAAAAGAAATTTTCAGATTGTTTTTTGATAACACTGTGAAGTTATTGCACCAACACGAGGAATATCCGCAATATGATATGAAAAACAAAATGCTGAGTTTTTATTTTACCTTCTTCGAAATCCTGACAGCCAACAGAAGTTATGTACTGCAAGCACTGAAAACCGACAGAAATCCACTGAAAAACTTAACGCAGCTTACTTCGCTCCGGGATAGTTTTAAAGCATATGTTGCTGAAATTCTTACCGATGATTACAGGCTTGAAGTTGAAAAACTGCAGAAGTTTCAGGAGAAAACCATTCAGGAAAGCGCCTGGCTTCAATTGATGCTGACGATAAAATTCTGGAAAGACGATGAATCTGCGGCTTTTGAAAAAACAGATATTTTTATCGAAAAATCAGTAAATGCTTCCTTCGAATTAATGAATGTGGCGCCCATGAACCATCTTATAGATTTAGGGAAATTTCTCTTCAAAGAAAAAATATACAGCAAACAATGA
- a CDS encoding ABC1 kinase family protein, giving the protein MKTIDYIPTSKIERAGKLVQTGAKIGVNYVKHYAEKIVNPDLTRDKLNENNAEDIYDGLKSLKGSALKVAQMLSMDKNFLPQVYVEKFSLSQFSVPPLSAPLVLKTFKNNFGKTPYEIFDEFNANSVNAASIGQVHLAKKNDKKLAVKIQYPGVANSISSDLALVKPIAIRMFNLQGKDSDKYFKEVEDKLIEETNYLLELKQSQEVVKACSKIENILFPNYYPEFSSEKIITMDWMTGIHLSEFTAKDFDRETGNKIGQALWDFYMYQIHVLRKVHADPHPGNFLVDDQKRLIALDFGCMKQIPNEFYIPYFELINKNVITDKDLFNDKLFELEILRTDDTPAEIEYFTEMFHDLLSLFTKPFQNETFDFADENFFNAIAELGKRFSEDTNLKKMNGNRGSKHFIYMNRTFFGLYNLMFDLKAKIIVDQFQKYK; this is encoded by the coding sequence ATGAAAACAATCGATTATATACCAACGTCAAAAATAGAACGAGCTGGAAAACTAGTTCAGACAGGAGCTAAAATTGGCGTAAACTACGTAAAGCATTATGCGGAAAAAATCGTCAATCCCGATTTGACCCGCGATAAACTCAATGAAAACAATGCCGAAGATATTTATGACGGATTAAAAAGCTTAAAAGGAAGCGCCCTCAAAGTTGCCCAGATGCTGAGCATGGACAAAAACTTTCTGCCTCAGGTATATGTAGAGAAATTTTCGTTATCACAATTTTCTGTTCCGCCGCTTTCTGCGCCGTTGGTTTTAAAAACTTTTAAAAACAATTTTGGGAAAACACCATATGAAATTTTCGACGAATTTAATGCCAATTCTGTAAATGCCGCCAGTATTGGACAGGTACATTTAGCGAAGAAAAACGATAAAAAACTGGCTGTTAAAATTCAGTATCCGGGTGTTGCCAACAGCATTTCATCCGATTTGGCTTTGGTAAAACCAATTGCCATCCGAATGTTTAACCTGCAGGGAAAAGATTCTGATAAATATTTTAAGGAGGTTGAAGACAAACTCATCGAAGAAACGAATTATTTACTGGAGTTAAAACAAAGCCAGGAAGTCGTAAAAGCCTGCAGTAAAATCGAAAACATCCTTTTTCCGAATTATTATCCGGAGTTTTCATCAGAGAAAATCATCACAATGGACTGGATGACCGGAATTCACCTTTCTGAGTTTACGGCCAAAGATTTTGATCGTGAAACCGGAAATAAAATTGGTCAGGCACTTTGGGATTTCTATATGTATCAGATTCATGTGTTACGAAAAGTGCACGCAGATCCGCATCCCGGAAACTTCTTGGTTGACGATCAAAAGCGATTGATTGCGTTGGATTTTGGCTGTATGAAACAAATTCCGAACGAGTTTTATATTCCGTATTTTGAACTGATCAATAAAAATGTTATTACTGATAAAGATCTTTTCAACGATAAATTATTCGAATTAGAAATCCTTCGCACAGACGATACTCCTGCTGAAATCGAATATTTTACCGAAATGTTCCATGATTTGTTATCGCTGTTTACTAAACCTTTTCAAAACGAAACTTTCGATTTTGCCGATGAAAACTTCTTCAACGCTATTGCCGAATTAGGAAAACGTTTTTCAGAAGACACCAACCTTAAGAAAATGAACGGAAACCGCGGATCCAAACATTTTATTTACATGAACCGTACGTTCTTTGGGTTGTATAATCTGATGTTTGATTTAAAAGCTAAAATTATAGTTGACCAATTTCAAAAATATAAATGA
- a CDS encoding SDR family oxidoreductase: MKILLTGATGYIGKRILPILVAKGHEVICCVRDKNRFYIPEDFQEKVQVIEIDFLDNETLINIPTDIDAAFYLIHSMSGSDTNYDELESISATNFSERINQTQAQQILYLSGIVNDKSLSKHLSSRKNVESILAKSKVPLTTLRAGIIVGSGSASFEIIRDLVNKLPVMITPKWLNTKCQPIAISDVLEFLSKSLLNPVTYNQSFDIGGPDILTYKEMLLAFAEAKNLKRYIFTIPVMTPKLSSYWLYFVTSTSYKLATALVSSMKVEVICSDHRINELLDVQPISYKEALSRALSKVGEDKVVSSWKDSLISGRFSQSLSSHIKVPKKGCYIDRRKKEILNRDYTINQIWSIGGETGWYYGDWLWSLRGFIDKLFGGVGSRRGRTNKHTLYAGDALDFWRVLYANKKEGKLILYAEMKLPGEAWLEFKIIHNTLYQAATFKPKGFLGKLYWYSVLPFHGFIFNGMLNKLIK, encoded by the coding sequence ATGAAAATTCTCTTAACAGGCGCAACAGGTTATATCGGAAAACGTATTTTGCCTATTTTAGTAGCAAAAGGGCATGAGGTAATTTGTTGTGTAAGAGATAAAAACAGATTTTATATTCCAGAAGATTTTCAGGAAAAAGTACAGGTTATCGAAATTGATTTTCTAGACAATGAAACTTTAATAAATATTCCAACAGATATTGATGCCGCTTTTTATCTTATCCACTCCATGTCGGGCTCTGATACCAATTATGATGAATTAGAAAGTATTTCGGCAACTAATTTTTCTGAAAGAATCAATCAAACCCAGGCACAGCAAATCTTATATTTAAGCGGAATCGTAAATGATAAATCACTTTCAAAACATCTTTCTTCCCGAAAAAATGTCGAAAGCATTTTAGCAAAATCAAAAGTTCCGTTGACCACTTTAAGAGCTGGAATTATAGTAGGTTCCGGAAGTGCCTCTTTCGAAATTATCCGTGATCTGGTCAATAAACTTCCGGTCATGATTACGCCCAAATGGCTCAATACAAAATGCCAGCCTATCGCCATCAGTGATGTATTGGAATTCCTTTCAAAATCGCTTTTAAATCCGGTTACTTACAACCAGAGTTTCGATATTGGAGGTCCGGATATTTTAACGTATAAGGAAATGTTACTGGCTTTCGCCGAAGCAAAAAATCTAAAAAGATATATTTTTACCATTCCGGTTATGACACCCAAACTATCATCGTACTGGCTGTATTTTGTAACCTCGACCTCTTATAAACTGGCAACAGCTTTGGTGAGCAGCATGAAAGTTGAGGTGATTTGCAGTGATCATCGCATAAACGAACTTTTAGACGTTCAGCCCATTTCTTACAAAGAAGCACTTTCAAGGGCTTTATCAAAAGTTGGGGAAGACAAAGTCGTATCAAGCTGGAAAGATTCCCTCATCAGCGGAAGGTTTAGCCAAAGTCTTTCTTCACATATAAAAGTACCTAAAAAAGGCTGTTACATTGACCGCAGAAAAAAAGAAATTCTGAATCGTGACTATACCATTAATCAAATCTGGTCCATAGGAGGTGAAACCGGCTGGTATTATGGCGATTGGCTCTGGAGCTTGAGAGGTTTTATCGATAAGCTGTTTGGTGGTGTAGGCTCCCGTCGCGGTAGAACCAATAAACATACTCTTTATGCCGGCGATGCACTCGATTTTTGGCGCGTTCTGTATGCCAATAAAAAAGAAGGAAAACTAATTTTATACGCCGAAATGAAACTGCCCGGCGAAGCCTGGCTCGAATTTAAAATCATTCACAATACGTTATATCAGGCGGCGACTTTTAAGCCCAAAGGATTTTTAGGAAAATTATACTGGTATTCCGTACTGCCTTTTCACGGCTTTATCTTCAACGGAATGCTCAATAAACTCATTAAGTAG
- a CDS encoding sterol desaturase family protein: MISFLIFLGVFLFMECVTWLTHKYIMHGLMWYFHADHHQPKYEHTFERNDIFFVIFAIPSIVLFYFGVQGGFNYLFFVACGITTYGICYFLIHDVLIHQRFKWFKNTKNRYLVGLRKAHKIHHKHLGKEHGECFGMLFVPFKYYKM, encoded by the coding sequence ATGATTTCTTTTTTAATCTTTTTAGGTGTTTTTCTGTTCATGGAATGTGTTACCTGGCTCACGCACAAGTACATTATGCACGGATTAATGTGGTATTTTCACGCAGACCATCATCAGCCTAAATACGAACATACTTTTGAGCGGAACGATATCTTCTTTGTTATTTTCGCCATTCCGAGTATTGTGCTGTTTTACTTTGGAGTCCAGGGTGGTTTCAATTATTTATTTTTTGTAGCCTGTGGCATTACAACATATGGTATCTGTTATTTTTTAATTCACGATGTATTGATCCACCAGCGTTTTAAATGGTTCAAAAACACCAAAAACAGATATCTTGTTGGCCTGCGAAAAGCACATAAAATCCACCATAAACATTTAGGAAAAGAACACGGGGAATGTTTTGGAATGTTATTCGTCCCTTTCAAATATTATAAAATGTAA
- a CDS encoding MerR family transcriptional regulator, with the protein MTNNIKTVFSIKDLENLSGIKAHTIRIWEKRYNILEPMRTDTNIRLYNLISLQKLLNITLLHEYGYKISKIATFPEEKIPQLVREIISMKNSQNYAINSFKMAMMNFDQELFFNTFDWLISEKSFQQVFKEHFLPLLKELGLLWQSQTISPANEHFMSHLIKQKILIYTEELQILKPTKTDKVFVLSLPLNEIHQIGLLYLQYEILLQGYKSIYLGESMPIENLEDLTRHFNTITFVTFMTVQPDRGIVNQYVKTMEQKLLLKSNEIWLIGKMTENIERKNLSDRTFVFDTMEETLQKI; encoded by the coding sequence ATGACAAACAATATAAAAACCGTTTTCAGCATAAAAGATCTGGAAAACTTATCTGGCATTAAAGCACATACTATCCGCATATGGGAGAAAAGATATAATATTCTGGAACCAATGCGAACAGATACCAATATCAGGCTTTATAATCTGATCAGTCTGCAAAAACTGCTCAACATTACATTGCTGCATGAGTACGGTTACAAAATATCTAAAATAGCCACTTTTCCTGAAGAAAAAATTCCTCAATTAGTTCGTGAAATTATTTCTATGAAAAATTCGCAAAACTATGCCATCAATTCGTTTAAGATGGCTATGATGAATTTCGATCAGGAGCTTTTTTTTAACACCTTTGACTGGCTGATTTCTGAAAAATCATTTCAGCAGGTTTTTAAAGAGCATTTTCTTCCTCTGCTGAAAGAATTAGGACTTTTATGGCAATCACAAACCATCAGCCCGGCAAATGAACATTTCATGAGCCATCTGATCAAACAAAAAATATTAATTTACACCGAAGAACTTCAAATTCTGAAACCCACCAAAACAGATAAAGTATTTGTACTTTCATTACCATTGAATGAAATTCATCAAATAGGATTACTGTATCTTCAATACGAAATTTTACTTCAGGGTTATAAAAGTATTTATCTGGGCGAAAGTATGCCAATAGAAAACCTGGAGGATCTTACCAGACATTTCAATACCATCACATTTGTAACTTTTATGACTGTGCAGCCTGACCGCGGTATTGTGAATCAGTATGTAAAAACAATGGAACAAAAATTACTTTTAAAAAGCAATGAAATTTGGCTGATAGGCAAAATGACAGAAAACATTGAACGAAAAAATCTTTCTGATAGAACTTTTGTTTTTGACACCATGGAAGAAACGCTTCAAAAAATATAA